A genomic stretch from Desulfurococcaceae archaeon MEX13E-LK6-19 includes:
- a CDS encoding DUF4445 domain-containing protein yields MTKSKAKVYIEEHGVYEVDVGENLGRFLASKNLITLPCGGNGLCGLCKVFVEGETSEPTGNEVIRGIRNNNGLRLACQVRILGDVKVRLIREPKPRKLIALQMFSVEIKHVDPLFQVIDNKALESMHRTVFLDTVDSSLSKHVVYNDTIVASLPIEGEDYKILLIDLGTTKIAYQYIGLDGGIKGGGVVSNPLNTYGLDVVSRLSKALENNEYKKDMMKKLTSAIGKLIDENTIACLIAGNTVMESIFMGLPLDSLARKPFQPTMKGPFLKLLSTADRKVPCLLMPFIAGFVGGDAFSDLIATEYIQAKTPYMIIDLGANTEIILVVDRDKPLVYATSTPAGPAFEGHIQYGAMADTGGITSITVKEIDSNGKPVFEYQGVPTGITGSGLISLVAELLRKRLVDKSGRIVKGYELVNGVKCYRITRGEHGDIVFTQHDLREFQKALASVKTGWSILLEKAGLEQSDVEIVFLSGRFGSSINPVDAVYLRLVPVDNPNRIVVGGNMVLTGLYITALYKKFFKHIISFTENVYHVNLAEEKNFMDEWIKALELDTMDTVY; encoded by the coding sequence TTGACTAAAAGCAAAGCCAAGGTCTATATTGAAGAACATGGAGTCTATGAGGTTGATGTAGGAGAGAATCTAGGGAGATTCCTTGCATCCAAAAACCTCATCACACTGCCTTGCGGAGGCAATGGTTTATGTGGTTTATGTAAAGTATTTGTTGAAGGAGAAACAAGTGAGCCCACGGGAAACGAGGTCATCCGGGGGATCAGGAACAATAATGGACTAAGACTAGCTTGTCAAGTGAGAATACTTGGTGACGTAAAGGTAAGACTTATCAGGGAACCTAAGCCAAGAAAGCTTATTGCCCTCCAAATGTTCTCTGTTGAAATAAAACATGTTGACCCATTATTCCAGGTTATCGATAACAAGGCACTAGAATCAATGCATAGAACAGTATTCCTCGATACAGTGGATTCAAGTTTAAGTAAGCATGTGGTCTACAACGACACTATAGTGGCGTCGCTTCCAATAGAGGGAGAAGACTATAAGATACTGCTCATAGACCTTGGGACAACAAAGATCGCCTACCAGTACATCGGTCTCGACGGAGGTATTAAGGGAGGAGGCGTTGTCTCCAATCCATTGAATACATATGGGCTTGATGTTGTGTCGAGACTATCTAAAGCCTTGGAGAACAATGAGTACAAGAAAGATATGATGAAGAAACTCACTAGCGCCATCGGGAAACTCATTGATGAAAACACGATCGCTTGTCTAATAGCCGGGAATACTGTTATGGAGAGCATATTCATGGGTCTACCCCTAGATAGTCTTGCGAGGAAACCATTCCAACCTACCATGAAGGGGCCATTCCTTAAACTACTGAGTACAGCGGACAGGAAGGTGCCTTGTCTACTAATGCCTTTCATAGCTGGTTTCGTTGGCGGCGACGCATTCTCAGACCTCATCGCAACAGAGTATATCCAAGCCAAGACACCCTATATGATAATAGACCTTGGAGCCAACACAGAGATCATACTTGTCGTTGATAGAGATAAACCACTTGTCTACGCCACAAGTACCCCGGCGGGACCAGCCTTCGAAGGACATATCCAATATGGAGCAATGGCTGACACCGGAGGGATCACAAGCATCACCGTCAAAGAAATCGATAGCAATGGCAAGCCAGTATTCGAATACCAGGGCGTGCCCACAGGGATCACAGGCTCGGGTCTCATCAGTCTTGTAGCGGAGCTTCTCAGGAAGAGACTTGTTGACAAGAGTGGACGTATAGTCAAGGGATACGAGCTAGTCAATGGAGTAAAATGCTATAGGATTACACGTGGAGAACACGGTGACATAGTTTTCACACAGCATGACCTACGTGAGTTCCAGAAAGCCCTGGCATCAGTGAAAACAGGCTGGAGCATACTGTTAGAGAAAGCTGGCTTAGAGCAAAGCGATGTAGAAATAGTGTTTCTCTCAGGTAGATTCGGGTCATCGATAAATCCTGTTGACGCTGTTTACCTTAGGCTAGTGCCTGTGGATAACCCCAATAGAATTGTTGTTGGAGGCAATATGGTTTTAACAGGACTCTACATAACTGCTCTGTACAAGAAGTTCTTCAAGCACATCATCTCCTTCACTGAGAATGTGTACCATGTAAACCTTGCTGAAGAGAAAAACTTCATGGATGAATGGATTAAAGCACTAGAGCTAGACACCATGGATACAGTGTATTGA
- a CDS encoding tetrahydromethanopterin S-methyltransferase subunit H, translated as MRWTTIDYIYKELFTASQKVFTIADVKIGGLPGENPVLLVGSIFYLGDKLLTGDNRVFDKEKASELINEAISIAENYNLSFGLDVVLPQEDYVEKILEFVSNYNIPLFLDSPDPKTRIKAYTLARELGIIDKVIANGIDMHTPSEELEAIKNSGIKTAVLFAFDPSNPFSSLKPKDRLGIVEKLLQLVHKAGVENMIADAIVLDPGSIALSAETIFLVKRELGLPAGCAPANALGPVNKKNFDVNEVIGIQSGIAAMLRVYGADVIMYGPVKRIKYVAPALATVDGMLGYLARQEGVRISRKHPIKSLLKRIQQLFAQQK; from the coding sequence ATGAGGTGGACCACCATAGACTATATATACAAGGAATTATTCACCGCAAGCCAGAAAGTCTTCACGATAGCCGACGTGAAGATAGGCGGGCTTCCTGGAGAGAATCCCGTCCTCCTAGTAGGCTCGATATTCTATCTTGGAGACAAGCTTCTCACAGGAGACAACAGGGTTTTCGATAAAGAAAAGGCCTCAGAGCTAATCAACGAAGCTATTTCCATAGCGGAAAACTATAACCTGAGCTTCGGACTAGACGTCGTTCTTCCCCAGGAAGACTATGTCGAGAAAATACTCGAGTTCGTATCAAACTACAACATACCATTGTTCCTGGATTCACCTGACCCGAAAACAAGGATCAAAGCATATACGTTGGCTAGAGAACTAGGTATCATAGACAAGGTTATCGCCAATGGTATAGACATGCACACACCTAGTGAGGAACTAGAAGCAATCAAGAATTCTGGGATAAAGACGGCAGTACTATTCGCGTTCGACCCATCAAACCCGTTCTCTTCACTCAAACCAAAAGACAGGCTCGGTATCGTGGAGAAACTCCTACAACTAGTACACAAAGCTGGAGTAGAGAACATGATAGCGGACGCGATAGTACTCGACCCAGGTAGTATAGCTTTGAGCGCCGAGACAATATTCCTCGTAAAGAGAGAACTAGGACTGCCAGCCGGGTGCGCGCCAGCAAACGCTCTAGGGCCTGTGAACAAGAAGAATTTCGATGTAAATGAGGTCATAGGGATACAGTCCGGCATAGCCGCTATGCTACGTGTATATGGAGCGGATGTAATCATGTATGGTCCTGTGAAGAGGATAAAGTATGTTGCACCAGCTCTAGCGACGGTAGATGGTATGCTAGGTTATCTAGCCCGCCAGGAAGGAGTAAGAATCAGCAGGAAACACCCGATCAAGTCATTGTTGAAGAGAATACAGCAATTATTTGCTCAACAAAAATAG
- a CDS encoding 30S ribosomal protein S13 — MSEAGLRYIVRIAGTDIDGTLKTAYGLAEIKGVGVNLAYALCRVLGIDPEKRIGFLTDQEIKKIEEALKDPAAYGIPTWMLNRRKDYETGKDMHLIGAELIYYVKQDIEREKRIKSYRGIRHALGLKVRGQRTRTTGRLGITVGVRKKRR, encoded by the coding sequence TTGAGCGAAGCTGGGCTAAGGTATATAGTGCGTATAGCTGGCACGGATATTGATGGCACGCTGAAGACAGCTTATGGTCTAGCTGAAATAAAGGGTGTTGGAGTAAACCTCGCGTATGCTCTTTGTAGAGTACTTGGCATTGATCCAGAGAAGAGGATTGGCTTCCTAACAGATCAGGAGATCAAGAAGATCGAGGAGGCCCTTAAGGATCCTGCAGCCTATGGTATCCCGACTTGGATGCTCAACCGTAGGAAAGACTATGAGACCGGTAAGGACATGCACTTGATTGGAGCAGAACTAATATATTATGTTAAACAGGATATCGAGAGGGAGAAGAGGATCAAGAGCTACCGCGGTATAAGACATGCTCTAGGCTTGAAGGTTAGAGGACAGAGGACACGTACAACAGGTAGACTAGGTATAACCGTTGGTGTAAGGAAGAAGAGGAGGTAG
- a CDS encoding 30S ribosomal protein S4 encodes MGDPRKPRKKWEGPRHPWRKETLIEEMRLVGEYGLRNKRELWIAKTMIRKFRHQARALLAAPPEIREKEEKALLHRLYKMGLLPENATLDDVLSLTVEDLLERRLQTIVYRKGLARTIYQARQLIVHGHIAIGGRRVTVPGYIVSRDEEDLIDYAPTSPFKKMAEEQQGGEA; translated from the coding sequence ATGGGTGATCCTAGGAAGCCTAGGAAGAAATGGGAAGGCCCCCGTCATCCTTGGCGTAAAGAGACTCTGATAGAGGAAATGAGGCTTGTCGGAGAATATGGTCTGAGGAACAAGAGAGAACTATGGATAGCCAAGACAATGATCAGGAAGTTCAGGCACCAAGCCAGAGCACTCCTAGCAGCACCACCAGAGATACGTGAGAAAGAAGAGAAAGCACTACTACACCGTCTCTACAAGATGGGTCTCTTGCCTGAGAACGCTACACTCGACGACGTATTGTCTCTTACTGTAGAGGATCTTCTTGAGAGGAGGCTGCAGACTATAGTCTACAGGAAGGGTCTCGCCAGAACAATCTACCAGGCTAGACAACTTATTGTACACGGCCACATAGCTATTGGTGGGCGTAGAGTCACTGTCCCCGGGTACATTGTTTCTCGTGACGAAGAAGACTTGATTGATTACGCTCCCACAAGCCCCTTCAAGAAAATGGCTGAAGAACAACAGGGTGGTGAAGCCTAG
- a CDS encoding 30S ribosomal protein S11, whose amino-acid sequence MSFYGRELKWGVAHIYSSPNNTIIHITDLTGAETVSRTSGGMVVKADREKPSPYAAMLAASRAAMAAMDKGITALHIKVRAPGGHGPKTPGPGAQAAIRALARVGFIIGRIEDVTPIPHDTTRRPGGRRGRRV is encoded by the coding sequence ATGAGTTTCTATGGCCGTGAGCTCAAATGGGGTGTAGCCCACATCTATAGCAGCCCCAACAACACAATTATACATATAACAGACTTGACTGGAGCCGAGACAGTGAGCCGTACAAGCGGTGGAATGGTTGTAAAGGCCGACCGTGAGAAACCAAGCCCCTATGCAGCCATGCTGGCGGCTAGTAGGGCAGCAATGGCCGCTATGGACAAGGGTATAACAGCTCTACACATTAAAGTCAGGGCACCAGGCGGTCATGGACCAAAGACTCCTGGCCCAGGTGCGCAAGCAGCGATCAGAGCCCTAGCTAGAGTAGGCTTCATCATCGGCAGGATTGAGGATGTTACACCGATACCACACGATACAACACGTAGGCCAGGAGGTAGACGTGGTAGAAGAGTCTAG
- a CDS encoding DNA-directed RNA polymerase subunit D: MEVSVLDKAPNRLRIHVKNIPLHILNAIRRAAISEVPTMAIDVVVFTVNSSVFYDEIVAHRLGLIPLTSEAALEKYKSPEECREAGEEAIFTEECFAKFDLIAKNPMESGKPLIVYSKDLKPSDPDVKPVYDTIPILILGPGHEIRLEAYARLGRGREHAKWSPVSVAAHKYVPNIKIDPEKCDSECTKCIDVCPKGVLDKKNGKLVVREDKILDCTLCRMCESACPNGAIRIGHRENEFILTIESTGALPPKRILLEAVKIIESKLDEFLDKLREQGVMK, from the coding sequence ATTGAAGTAAGTGTTTTGGATAAAGCCCCTAATCGCTTGAGAATTCATGTCAAAAACATTCCTCTCCATATACTCAATGCTATTAGGCGTGCCGCTATAAGTGAAGTACCCACAATGGCTATAGATGTCGTGGTTTTCACGGTTAACTCAAGCGTGTTTTACGATGAAATAGTTGCTCACAGACTGGGCCTCATCCCATTGACTAGTGAGGCAGCTCTCGAGAAATACAAGAGCCCAGAGGAATGCCGTGAAGCCGGCGAGGAAGCTATCTTCACCGAGGAGTGCTTCGCTAAATTCGACCTCATAGCAAAGAACCCTATGGAATCCGGTAAACCCCTCATAGTCTATAGCAAGGACCTCAAGCCAAGCGACCCAGACGTAAAACCTGTCTATGACACAATCCCCATACTAATCCTTGGACCAGGACATGAGATACGTCTTGAAGCATATGCTCGTCTTGGTAGAGGACGTGAACACGCCAAATGGAGCCCTGTATCGGTAGCCGCCCACAAGTATGTTCCTAACATAAAGATTGACCCGGAGAAATGTGATAGCGAGTGCACTAAGTGTATTGATGTTTGTCCTAAAGGTGTTTTAGATAAGAAGAATGGTAAACTCGTTGTACGTGAAGACAAGATTCTTGATTGTACCCTATGTCGTATGTGTGAATCAGCTTGCCCCAATGGGGCTATACGTATTGGTCATCGTGAAAACGAGTTCATACTCACAATAGAATCCACTGGTGCTCTCCCACCCAAGAGAATTCTTTTAGAAGCAGTTAAGATTATTGAGTCTAAACTAGATGAGTTCCTGGATAAACTCAGGGAGCAGGGTGTTATGAAGTGA
- a CDS encoding 50S ribosomal protein L18e encodes MKRTGPTNIVLRKTIDELYKASRRNNAPIWRAVAELLEKPRRQRIAVNVSRINRYTSEGDVVVVPGKVLGAGVLDHPVTVAAVAFSKKAIEKIKAAGGKPMFILDLVKENPRGSNVKIIG; translated from the coding sequence GTGAAGAGGACTGGGCCAACAAATATAGTATTGAGAAAGACTATAGACGAGCTATATAAGGCTTCGAGGAGAAACAACGCTCCCATATGGAGGGCTGTGGCAGAGCTACTCGAGAAACCTAGGAGACAGAGGATAGCAGTCAACGTAAGTAGGATTAACAGGTATACTAGTGAGGGGGATGTGGTTGTAGTACCGGGTAAAGTACTTGGCGCGGGAGTACTGGATCACCCTGTCACTGTTGCTGCTGTAGCGTTCTCTAAGAAAGCTATAGAGAAGATTAAAGCTGCTGGAGGGAAACCAATGTTTATACTAGACCTTGTTAAGGAGAATCCTCGTGGAAGTAATGTGAAGATAATTGGGTGA
- a CDS encoding 50S ribosomal protein L13, producing the protein MSASGQAQAKTLVVDATNQILGRLASIVAKKLLEGYKVIVVNAEKAVISGEPKRVIMGYKLLEEVRTLRNPYKSGIRRPKAPHNILKRTVKNMLPMDKPRGRNAYKRLIVYTGVPPELEGKEKEFVRFEEADVSRLRNKYITLLELSKHLGWRGYRE; encoded by the coding sequence GTGTCAGCTAGCGGGCAGGCACAAGCCAAGACCCTCGTGGTTGATGCTACGAACCAGATACTCGGTAGACTAGCCAGCATTGTAGCCAAGAAGCTTCTTGAAGGATACAAAGTGATCGTTGTCAACGCGGAGAAGGCTGTTATTAGTGGTGAGCCTAAACGAGTTATAATGGGCTACAAGCTCCTCGAAGAAGTACGTACTCTAAGGAACCCATATAAGAGTGGTATAAGGAGGCCCAAGGCACCCCACAACATACTGAAGAGAACCGTGAAGAACATGTTGCCCATGGACAAGCCTCGTGGGAGGAACGCGTATAAGAGGCTAATCGTATATACTGGTGTACCGCCGGAGCTTGAGGGTAAAGAGAAGGAGTTCGTTAGATTCGAGGAAGCTGATGTCAGTAGGCTTAGGAACAAATATATAACTCTCCTTGAACTCTCAAAACACCTTGGCTGGAGGGGTTATAGAGAGTGA
- a CDS encoding 30S ribosomal protein S9, giving the protein MSQAATTQKIVIATGKRKTSIARAVIKPGSGRIWINGVPLEIWPIELARLKMYEPLVLVGDLWKTVDIKVNVKGGGYMSQADAVRMAIARGLLKYAGDNEELKRILTEYDRYMLSGDPRRTEPEKYMRYSARRRWQKSYR; this is encoded by the coding sequence GTGAGCCAGGCAGCTACTACACAAAAAATAGTCATAGCTACTGGTAAGAGGAAGACAAGTATAGCCAGAGCAGTAATCAAGCCTGGTAGCGGGAGGATATGGATAAACGGTGTACCACTAGAGATCTGGCCGATCGAGCTCGCTAGACTAAAGATGTACGAGCCTCTGGTACTCGTCGGCGACTTGTGGAAGACTGTTGACATAAAAGTGAACGTTAAGGGAGGAGGCTACATGAGCCAAGCTGATGCAGTTAGAATGGCTATTGCACGTGGTTTACTAAAGTATGCTGGCGACAACGAGGAGCTCAAGAGGATACTAACAGAGTATGATAGATACATGTTGTCCGGCGACCCGAGACGTACTGAGCCAGAGAAGTATATGAGGTATAGTGCTAGAAGAAGATGGCAGAAATCCTACAGGTGA
- a CDS encoding DNA-directed RNA polymerase subunit N — MIIPVRCFTCGAPIGHLWDEFKKRVEAGEDPGKVLDELGVKRYCCRRMFLSHVDLAYEILNFPKIS; from the coding sequence ATGATTATTCCTGTAAGATGTTTTACATGTGGCGCCCCGATAGGGCATCTCTGGGATGAGTTCAAGAAACGTGTTGAAGCAGGGGAGGATCCGGGTAAAGTTCTGGATGAACTAGGTGTTAAGAGGTATTGTTGTAGAAGAATGTTCCTCTCCCACGTCGACCTCGCCTACGAGATCCTTAATTTCCCGAAAATATCCTGA
- a CDS encoding 30S ribosomal protein S2: MTETPAEGKPQPEQPQPQQERRGVELLIPLEDYLAAGAHIGTHICTKFMERFVYRVRNDGLYILDIRKIDERIRIAAKFLARYDPAKLAAVSVRQYGQKPVTKFCQYVGCKAFIGRFLPGTFTNPSLKQYFEPDVVLITDPRADNQALQEAAEIGIPVVALVDTDNRTEFIDLIIPINNKGRKSLALVYWLLARQILREKGVLPPDKDLPEPPSAFEARIER, encoded by the coding sequence ATGACTGAGACACCAGCTGAAGGAAAACCACAACCAGAACAACCACAGCCACAGCAGGAGAGAAGAGGTGTTGAACTGCTTATCCCTCTTGAAGACTACTTGGCTGCTGGTGCACATATAGGTACACACATATGTACAAAATTCATGGAGAGATTTGTTTACAGAGTTAGAAACGATGGTCTCTACATACTCGATATAAGGAAAATTGATGAGAGAATAAGGATCGCCGCGAAATTCCTAGCCAGATACGACCCAGCTAAACTAGCAGCTGTATCCGTTAGACAATACGGCCAGAAGCCTGTCACGAAGTTCTGTCAGTATGTTGGATGCAAAGCCTTCATAGGCAGGTTCCTGCCCGGTACATTCACAAACCCGTCTCTAAAACAGTACTTCGAGCCCGATGTAGTACTGATAACCGACCCACGTGCCGACAACCAGGCTCTCCAGGAAGCAGCTGAGATAGGCATACCTGTTGTAGCACTGGTAGACACGGATAACAGGACAGAGTTCATAGACTTGATCATACCTATAAACAACAAGGGTAGGAAGAGCCTAGCACTAGTCTACTGGTTGCTTGCACGACAAATACTTAGAGAGAAAGGAGTATTGCCGCCAGACAAAGACCTGCCAGAGCCCCCGTCTGCTTTCGAGGCCCGTATCGAAAGGTGA
- a CDS encoding MEMO1 family protein encodes MEYIPEVRQPAVSGYFYPSDPNELKKLIEWCFTHEVGPGRIPKVSEARIKRSTGFVVPHAGYIYSGPVAAHAFSALAEEGVPETIIIIGPNHTGYGALVSVYPKGRWATPLGELEVDEELARAIVNNSNYAELDVYAHVEEHSIEVQLPFIQYLYGDRVRIVPIVLGIQTPEVAKDLAMSIIDAETSLGRDIVVLASTDFTHYEPHGQAMKKDLEAINTLIETLDIHKFYDVVREYNVTACGPGGVMGLAEYTKLKYKDKAAAKLLKYATSGDTSGDKSAVVGYAAIQFFSK; translated from the coding sequence ATGGAGTATATACCCGAAGTTCGTCAACCAGCTGTTTCAGGCTACTTTTACCCTTCAGATCCTAATGAGCTCAAGAAGCTTATCGAGTGGTGTTTTACACACGAAGTAGGTCCTGGCCGTATACCCAAAGTCTCTGAAGCACGTATTAAACGGAGCACGGGTTTTGTTGTACCACATGCAGGCTACATATATAGTGGGCCCGTTGCAGCCCATGCATTTAGTGCATTAGCCGAGGAAGGCGTCCCAGAAACAATAATCATTATAGGGCCAAACCATACTGGCTACGGTGCACTTGTTTCAGTCTACCCCAAGGGTAGATGGGCTACTCCTCTTGGAGAACTAGAGGTCGATGAAGAACTCGCTAGAGCCATAGTTAACAATAGCAACTATGCTGAACTAGATGTTTACGCTCACGTCGAGGAACATAGTATCGAGGTACAGTTGCCGTTCATCCAGTACCTATACGGTGATAGAGTAAGAATCGTACCCATAGTCCTTGGCATCCAGACCCCCGAGGTAGCGAAGGACCTAGCCATGTCAATTATTGATGCGGAAACAAGCCTCGGTAGAGACATAGTTGTGTTGGCGAGCACTGATTTCACGCACTATGAACCACATGGACAAGCCATGAAGAAAGACCTTGAGGCAATCAATACTCTTATTGAAACACTTGATATACACAAGTTCTATGATGTAGTCAGAGAATACAATGTAACAGCTTGCGGCCCAGGAGGAGTGATGGGTCTAGCTGAGTACACGAAACTCAAATACAAAGACAAGGCAGCCGCGAAACTCCTCAAATACGCGACAAGCGGTGACACTTCAGGCGATAAATCGGCTGTAGTAGGTTATGCCGCCATACAGTTCTTTAGCAAGTAA
- the fni gene encoding type 2 isopentenyl-diphosphate Delta-isomerase: protein MLVNETVVRKLEHIDVVLKEDTVFPGECRELYESIILVHQALPLVDYKDIDTSIEFLGYTLEAPLMITGITGGHPEATKINEGLARIAEKTGIAIGVGSQRAMIEKPTDEIKKSYTIVREVAKNVPVIGNIGLNTLHDLSLRDIENIVDAIKADALAVHLNPAQELVQPEGDTRFTRESLGILEDIVRELSVPVIVKEVGNGLSMEVVELLSSIGIEYFDVAGACGTNWVRVEEYRARRRGARDKVLLAEKLRKWGIPTPQAVIEARWANPKAFIIASGGVWDGIRAAKNIVLGADMNGFAQPVLRKLLESGVDGAVEYVKNYVDELKSVMFLVGASSIKELRRKPFILLDPLKTIIESRRIDLEKYMVIKTG, encoded by the coding sequence ATGTTAGTGAACGAGACAGTGGTTAGAAAACTCGAGCACATAGATGTTGTCCTCAAAGAAGACACTGTATTCCCGGGTGAATGCCGGGAGCTATACGAGTCTATAATACTAGTACACCAGGCTTTACCCCTCGTAGACTACAAGGATATAGATACATCAATAGAGTTCCTAGGCTACACCCTGGAAGCACCACTCATGATAACAGGGATTACTGGAGGACACCCTGAGGCAACAAAGATCAATGAAGGGCTTGCAAGAATCGCTGAGAAAACAGGTATAGCTATCGGTGTTGGTAGCCAGAGAGCAATGATCGAGAAGCCTACTGATGAGATCAAGAAGTCCTATACTATTGTAAGAGAGGTTGCGAAGAACGTTCCTGTCATAGGGAATATAGGGCTGAACACTCTCCATGATCTCTCTCTACGTGATATAGAGAATATTGTTGACGCGATAAAAGCTGATGCACTCGCCGTACACTTGAATCCGGCGCAGGAGCTCGTGCAGCCCGAGGGTGATACGAGGTTCACTAGAGAATCCCTAGGTATATTAGAGGATATTGTGAGAGAACTTAGTGTACCAGTTATAGTCAAGGAGGTTGGCAATGGATTGTCTATGGAGGTTGTCGAGCTTCTAAGCAGTATCGGCATAGAGTACTTCGATGTGGCTGGTGCTTGTGGTACCAATTGGGTTCGTGTAGAAGAGTATCGTGCACGTAGGAGGGGAGCCCGGGACAAGGTCTTGCTTGCAGAAAAACTACGGAAATGGGGTATACCCACGCCACAGGCAGTCATAGAAGCCAGGTGGGCTAACCCCAAAGCATTCATTATAGCTAGCGGTGGCGTATGGGATGGTATTAGGGCGGCGAAGAACATAGTACTCGGAGCAGACATGAATGGTTTTGCACAACCTGTTCTAAGGAAGCTACTCGAATCAGGTGTTGACGGTGCCGTAGAATATGTTAAAAACTATGTTGACGAGCTGAAATCAGTCATGTTTCTTGTCGGAGCATCCTCCATAAAGGAGCTCCGTCGTAAACCATTCATTCTCCTAGACCCCCTTAAGACGATTATTGAGTCTAGGAGAATAGATCTAGAGAAATACATGGTCATCAAAACGGGTTGA
- a CDS encoding DUF2118 domain-containing protein, which yields MSEYEFPEVFVEGVEGDYYIVYKDGEYFFSKTPGGEKYYGHILYEDVVEKAVDLVEARMKKSIIVIPKFKSGGELEAILVEEGTSICLMEIKGADPIVFVSEGDEVEERDKIAYIITGKGEVRVYKSVCSGIVTLVINFPWERPERYILVVVSRDDARRITVKRS from the coding sequence ATGAGCGAATACGAGTTCCCAGAAGTATTCGTTGAAGGAGTTGAAGGAGACTACTATATCGTGTATAAAGACGGGGAATATTTCTTCTCCAAGACACCTGGCGGCGAGAAATACTATGGGCATATTCTCTATGAGGATGTCGTCGAGAAAGCAGTAGATCTTGTTGAAGCGAGGATGAAGAAATCAATAATAGTTATCCCCAAGTTCAAGTCGGGCGGTGAATTAGAGGCAATTCTTGTCGAGGAGGGCACGAGTATTTGCTTAATGGAGATCAAGGGCGCCGACCCTATTGTTTTTGTTAGCGAGGGAGACGAGGTTGAGGAGAGAGACAAGATAGCCTACATTATCACTGGGAAAGGAGAAGTAAGAGTCTATAAGAGTGTTTGCTCTGGTATAGTTACATTAGTGATAAACTTCCCGTGGGAGCGTCCCGAGAGATACATACTAGTGGTTGTGAGTAGAGATGACGCTAGAAGAATCACTGTTAAAAGAAGTTAG